ATTGCCTGCAACATGATGGACGAGGCGCGGGCAGCTGGCATCAGCATTGATTTTTTGCGACTGTCGGAATGCATGGGAGCCATCGCCGTGCCCACGGTCGGCACCTCTGGCAATGGCCTGCGCGAGGCCCTTTCTGCGGCGCGCCAGGTTGCCCTTGATGCAGAAAACAGCCGCCAGCAGCATGGCATTACCGCAGCTTCGCCCAGCGAGAGTTATGGCCCTGCCCTGCGCATAAGCTACGGCCCGCTGCTCGACCCCATACTGGAAACCATGGAAAAACGCATTGCGGCAAGCAAAGGTATGACATCCTTTCCATATGCCCACTGCGCACCGCGCTGGCTGGCACTGAGCCTGCTTCAAAATGATGCGGAAGCCGTTGCGGCCTTGCAGGCGGCGGATGCAGACCTTGCCGCAGACATGGCCCAGGTCTGCCGATTTGTGCAGGGCGAACTGAGCAGCATTGGTCACGATGCCGAAGGCCTGATCGCAGATGGGCACAGCGCCTTTGTACGCAAGATTGCCGCCGCCTGCGTTGTCAAAACCGGCGATCGCCACCGCCTCAGCCTCTCCGACAGGCTCGACCGCGTACTGGCCCATGCGGTGTGGGGCGCGCTGATCATGCTTGGCGTACTCTACACCATGTTTCAGATCACCATTGTTCTTGGCTCCTACCCGCAGGGCTGGCTGGAGGGTGCGTTCAGCGCGCTGGCTGGCGCTGTGCGGGGCACACTGCCAGAAGGCCTGCTCTCCTCCCTGCTGGTTGACGGCGTGATCGCAGGCGTGGGCGGGGTGCTCAGTTTTGTGCCGCTGGTGCTTATCATGTTTGCGCTCATCGCCATTGTGGAAGACAGCGGCTACATGGCGCGCATGGCCTATATTGCTGACCGCGTGTTCCAGTTTTTCGGCCTGCACGGCGCCTCTGTGATGCCCTATATTATCTCCGGCGGCATTGCGGGCGGCTGCGCCATTCCCGGCGTCATGGCTACCCGCACCATGCGCAGCCCCAAGGAAAAACTGGCCACCATGCTCACCCTGCCCTATATGGCCTGCGGGGCCAAACTGCCCGTATATCTGCTGCTGGTGGGCACATTTTTTCCGCACAGTGCCGCCAACATGATGTTTGCCATCATCATGCTCTCGTGGGTGCTGGCCTTTTGCGTGGCTCTGCTGCTGCGCAGAACCGTCTTGCGCGGCGAAGCGACTCCTCTGGTCATGGAAATGCCGCCCTACCGCATGCCCACCGTGCGCGGCATCTGCATCCATTGCTGGGAGCGCACCTGGATGTACCTCAAAAAGGCGGGCACGGTGCTTGTGCCGCTGTCCATGCTGATCTGGGCGGCCATGACATTTCCGGCTCTTGATCCGCAAACGGCCCTGCCCTTTGAAAACGAAATAGCCCGCCTGAGCGCAGGACTTGAACGCGAAGACCTGCCTGCGGGAGCACGCGCCACTCAGGAAGAAGCCCTTGCAAAAGTGCAGGAAGAACTGGATGCCGAACGCCTGCGCCACACCCTTGCCGGGAGCCTTGGCACATGGCTTGAAGGCGCAACATCCTACGCGGGTTTCAGCTGGCGCACCGATGTGGCCCTTATCGGCGGCATCGCCGCCAAGGAAGCTATCATTTCCACACTGGGCACGGCATACGCCCTTGGGGAGCAAGACCCTGAAGATCCGGCCTCACTGGCGGAACTGCTGCGCGCAGACCCAACGTGGAATCAGGGCACGGCCCTGGCTCTGCTTGTTTTTGTCATGCTCTACGCCCCCTGCTTTGTCACTCTGGTTGTCATCCGGCAGGAGTCGGGAAGCTGGAAGTGGGTGGCCTTCAGCATTGCCTTCAACACGCTGCTGGCCTTTGGCATGGCCGTGGGCGTGTACCAGACGTACCGCTTTTTCTGGATGGACGCATGATGATCAAACGTACAGGGCGCGCACATGGCATGGGCATACGCGCATATATTGCCTTGGGGCTCACGGTGATGGCCCTGCTTTTTACCGCCAGTTTTTTCTATTTTATGAGCATGGCGCGCGAGGTCAGCGTGTCCGGAACCCGAACCTACGGGCTTTTCATGACCCTGGCCGAGAGCGACAAACTGACCGACAGCCGCAACATGGCGCGCCTGCGAGGCGCAGAGGCCGCACTGGCTGCCTTGCCCTCACTGACTGCGAAGCCAGCGGAGCCGGAGACCAGCGCCGCGCTGGCGGAACTCTCAGCCGCCATTGCGGAACTGGCAACGGCACAGCCAGTAACTGACGACATGCTGCTGCAACTGCGCCGCACGGCTACGCTGGCGCACGAATTTGAAAACCGCCTGCTCATGGGCTTTCTGCTGCTGGGCGCGGGGCTGGCACTGCTGTTCGGCCTG
This genomic window from Desulfovibrio sp. UIB00 contains:
- the feoB gene encoding ferrous iron transport protein B; protein product: MPESLSATVGARGGNARTLIGGLAYSLRLAIAGNPNCGKTTVFNALTGAHQHVGNYSGVTVEKKEGFIRHEGQEIILVDLPGAYSLSAYSQEEVVARNVLLGGAVQAVINVVDAGILERGLLLTAQLREMGLPVVIACNMMDEARAAGISIDFLRLSECMGAIAVPTVGTSGNGLREALSAARQVALDAENSRQQHGITAASPSESYGPALRISYGPLLDPILETMEKRIAASKGMTSFPYAHCAPRWLALSLLQNDAEAVAALQAADADLAADMAQVCRFVQGELSSIGHDAEGLIADGHSAFVRKIAAACVVKTGDRHRLSLSDRLDRVLAHAVWGALIMLGVLYTMFQITIVLGSYPQGWLEGAFSALAGAVRGTLPEGLLSSLLVDGVIAGVGGVLSFVPLVLIMFALIAIVEDSGYMARMAYIADRVFQFFGLHGASVMPYIISGGIAGGCAIPGVMATRTMRSPKEKLATMLTLPYMACGAKLPVYLLLVGTFFPHSAANMMFAIIMLSWVLAFCVALLLRRTVLRGEATPLVMEMPPYRMPTVRGICIHCWERTWMYLKKAGTVLVPLSMLIWAAMTFPALDPQTALPFENEIARLSAGLEREDLPAGARATQEEALAKVQEELDAERLRHTLAGSLGTWLEGATSYAGFSWRTDVALIGGIAAKEAIISTLGTAYALGEQDPEDPASLAELLRADPTWNQGTALALLVFVMLYAPCFVTLVVIRQESGSWKWVAFSIAFNTLLAFGMAVGVYQTYRFFWMDA